One genomic region from Prunus persica cultivar Lovell chromosome G3, Prunus_persica_NCBIv2, whole genome shotgun sequence encodes:
- the LOC18782299 gene encoding GDSL esterase/lipase At2g04570 produces MGNLHISWLLLTQSLLLVTRISASVVPAVVVFGDSSVDAGNNNQIPTILRSNFEPYGRDFSGGKPTGRFSNGRVPTDFISQALGLKPFVPAYLDPSYNISDFATGVTFASAGTGYDTATSDVLSVIPLWKQLEYYKEYQNKLRLYLGGIKANEIINGALHVTSMGTNDFLENYYTYPGRSSQYSIQQYQDFLIGIAGNFIKQLYHLGARKISLGGLPPMGCLPLERTTNVMGGNDCIADYNNVALEFNGKLKGLTTTLSKELPGIKLVFSNPYYIFLHMIRRPSFYGFEVTSVACCATGTFEMGYACNRNNMFTCTDASKYIFWDSFHPTEKANHIISDYVMNNVLAQFR; encoded by the exons ATGGGAAACTTGCACAtttcatggcttcttctaaCTCAAAGCCTGTTGCTAGTCACCAGAATTAGTGCCTCGGTGGTCCCTGCAGTCGTTGTGTTCGGGGACTCCTCGGTGGATGCCGGGAACAACAACCAGATTCCCACAATTCTCAGAAGCAATTTTGAGCCTTATGGCCGGGACTTTTCCGGTGGCAAGCCAACTGGGAGGTTCTCCAATGGCAGAGTGCCTACAGATTTCATCTCCCAGGCTCTTGGACTCAAACCATTCGTACCTGCCTACTTGGATCCTTCCTATAACATATCAGATTTTGCCACTGGTGTCACCTTTGCTTCTGCGGGGACTGGCTATGATACTGCAACTTCAGATGTGCTG TCTGTGATACCACTATGGAAGCAACTGGAGTACTACAAGGAATATCAGAACAAACTAAGACTTTATCTTGGAGGAATAAAGGCAAACGAAATAATCAACGGAGCTTTGCACGTTACGAGCATGGGCACCAATGACTTCCTGGAAAACTACTACACATACCCCGGCCGGTCATCCCAATACTCTATCCAACAATACCAAGATTTTCTCATTGGAATTGCAGGAAATTTCATCAAGCAACTCTACCATCTCGGAGCCCGTAAAATCTCCCTCGGAGGTCTGCCTCCGATGGGGTGCTTGCCATTGGAGAGAACCACAAACGTCATGGGTGGAAATGACTGCATTGCAGATTACAACAATGTGGCTCTGGAGTTCAATGGCAAGTTGAAGGGCTTGACCACAACCCTGAGCAAAGAACTTCCTGGGATCAAACTGGTGTTTTCAAACCCATATTACATTTTCCTGCATATGATAAGAAGACCTTCTTTTTATG GATTTGAGGTGACATCAGTAGCTTGCTGTGCCACAGGGACGTTTGAAATGGGGTACGCATGCAATCGAAACAACATGTTCACCTGCACGGATGCAAGCAAATATATATTCTGGGATTCATTTCATCCAACAGAGAAAGCAAATCATATAATCTCTGATTATGTGATGAATAATGTACTGGCCCAGTTTCGTTGA